In Hyalangium minutum, a single window of DNA contains:
- a CDS encoding nuclear transport factor 2 family protein yields the protein MNDLTLPEPIAAYFAADTQNPEAVARCFAAQAVVKDEGHTHIGLDAIKAWKAAASAQYTYTTQPFTLEREAGSQVVQAHVTGNFPGSPVDLRYRFRLERGLIASLEITA from the coding sequence ATGAACGATCTGACCCTTCCGGAGCCGATTGCGGCCTACTTCGCCGCCGACACACAGAACCCCGAGGCCGTGGCCCGCTGCTTTGCCGCTCAGGCCGTGGTCAAAGATGAAGGCCACACACACATCGGCCTCGACGCCATCAAGGCGTGGAAGGCGGCGGCGTCGGCCCAGTACACGTACACGACGCAGCCGTTCACGCTGGAGCGCGAGGCCGGTTCGCAGGTCGTCCAAGCCCACGTCACCGGCAACTTCCCCGGTAGTCCGGTCGATCTGCGGTATCGGTTCCGCCTGGAGCGGGGTCTGATCGCATCGCTGGAGATCACGGCATGA